A segment of the Bdellovibrio bacteriovorus genome:
AATCTGTGCGATCTCCACTCCTCATGGAGTGGGCGGTATCTCTGTTATCAGAGTCAGTGGGCCCCAGACTTTAAATATCGTCTCTAAAATCTGCCCGTTTTTGCCGGCACATCCTGAGTCTCACAAAGTCTATTTCGGGAATCTGAAAAACTCCCAGTCAGGCGATGAGATTGACGAGGTTCTGGCAACCTACTTCAAAGAAGGCCGTTCTTTCACCGGTGAAGAAGTTATTGAAATCTCCTGCCACGGAAGCCCGCTGATCTGCCAAACAATCTTGAATCAATTAGTCAATCTGGGTGCTCGTCCGGCGGATCGCGGGGAATTTACTTTCCGCGCGTTTATGAACGGGAAGCTGGATCTGGTTCAGGCGGAATCCGTTCTTTCTTTGATCGAATCCCAAAGCCAGCAAGCCGCCAAACTGGCCCTGCGCCAGCTTAAGGGGACTCTTTCCCACAAGCTTGAAGAAATCGAAGATGATATGACCTGGATTCTGGCGCACGCCGAAGCCAGTATTGATTTTTCCACTGAGGGCATTGAAGTCATCGAAGAAAATGTCATTCAGGTTCGTCTGAAGAAAATCGAAGCGGGTCTGAAGGAACTGGTGGCCACTTTCAAGGTGGGCCGTCTGTTGAAGGATGGTTTCCGTATTGTTCTGACCGGTCTTCCGAATGTGGGTAAATCCAGTTTGCTGAACTTGTTCCTGGAAGACGAACGGGCCATTGTGACGGACATCCCAGGAACCACGCGGGATGTGATTCACGGTGATACGACTTTTGAGGGCGTGAAGTTCACTTTCGTGGATACCGCCGGCCTTCGTGATGAAGCCACTGATCTGGTGGAGCGAATTGGTATCCAGAAAAGCTATGAAGCGCAGAATGAATCCGATGTGGTGTTCTTTGTTTACGACATCGAAAAGGGCCTGGGAGCTGAAGAGCTGCAGATTTTGGAGTCTTTGGACCCGGCAAAAACCTATATTCTGGCCAATAAAACCGACAAAATAGGGGGGTCTAAACCCCTGGAAACTGTCGAAAAAACACTGAAAAACAGTAAATTTTTCCAAAAACTGACAGACCCTGGGGCTTTCTTCACAAGAAGGGTGTTCTTTGTCAGCGCTCTTGATAAAAAGGTGCGTTCTGAGGTGCTTAAGGACCTGGTGAAAGAGTTCGCCGATTTGCAGGTGGAAAACACAGTGCTGATTTCCAATGCCCGTCATTTCGAGAATCTTTCCCGCGCCCTTGAAAACACCCAACGTTCACAATCAGTCGTGGCGCAAGGGTTAGGTGCTGAGTTTTTGGCTCTTGAGTTTAAAGAAGCTCTCATTGCGATCCACGAAACTTTGGGGAAACGGTTTGATGATCAGATCATGGACCGGGTCTTTAAAGAGTTTTGTATCGGGAAATAATTATGGCTAACAAAAAATATGATGTGATTGTTGTCGGTGCCGGCCACGCGGGTATTGAGGCGTGTCTGTCTTCTGCGCGTCTGGGTTTGAACACCCTGATGGTGACCACCAATACGGATCGTATCGGTTATATGAGTTGCAACCCGTCCATCGGGGGACTTGCCAAGGGACACATGGTTCGCGAGATCGATGTGCTGGGCGGTCAGATGGGTGTTGCAGCTGATGAAACCTGCATCCAGTACAAACGCTTGAATGCCTCGAAAGGTCCCGCGGTTCGCGGCACCCGTGTTCAGAACGACAAGCACTTGTATTCTCAATTCCAGAAAGAGGCCTTGTACAACCAGCCTAACCTTGAGGTTCTTCAAGGGGAAGTAAAACGCCTGATTCTGGAAAAGGATCTGTGTGTGGGCGTGGTTCTGCAGGATGGTTCTGAGATTTTCGGTAAAGCGACTATCATCACCACCGGAACTTTCATGAACGGGGTTATGCATATTGGTCTTCGCCAAGAAGCGGGCGGCCGCGTGGGGGATCAACCTTCGATCGGTCTGTCTGATCAATTGGCGCAGTTCGGTTTTGAAGTCAAAAGACTTAAAACCGGAACTCCGGCGCGTTTGCTGAAAGATTCCATCGACTGGTCTAAAACCATTCCGCAAGCCGGGGATGAAAAAGTTTATCCATTCAGCTTCCGTTCCTCTGATAAATTGAAACTTCCCCAGGTGCTTTGTTACCTGACTCGCACGACGGAAGAAACCCATGACATCATCCGGGGCAACCTGGATAAATCCCCTATGTACTGCGGGATTATTGAAGGTGTGGGTCCTCGTTATTGTCCTTCGATTGAAGATAAAATCACTCGTTTCGCAGAAAGAACCAGCCACCAGACATTCCTGGAGCCGGAAGGTCTTTCCACGGATTTGATTTATCTGCAGGGTATTTCCACCAGTCTTCCGGAAGATGTTCAGGATCGGTTCTTAAAAACCATCCCGGGTCTTGAGAACGTGAAAGTCGCACGCTACGGCTATGCGGTGGAGTATGACTATATCGAGCCGACCCAGATTTGGCATCGCCTTGAAACCAGAACCATTCGTCAATTGTTCCTGGCAGGTCAGATCAACGGCACTTCCGGTTATGAAGAAGCGGCGGCGCAGGGTTTGATTGCGGGTATCAATGCGGCTCACAGTATTTTGGGTCGCGAGGAATTTATCTTGAGTCGTGATCAGGCCTATATGGGTGTGATGATCGATGATCTTGTGACGAAAGGAACGCGCGAACCGTATCGTATGTTCACTTCGCGCGCAGAGCACAGACTTGTTTTGCGAGAAGACAATACTATCGACAGGTTGAGTGACTTGGGTCGCCAACTGGGTCTTGTTTCCGAAGAGTCTTTTGAGCTTTTAACGAACTTGCGTGCCCGCCGTCAGACTTTGCATGATCGTTTGAAGAACACCGTGCTTTATCCAACCAAAGATATTCAGGCTATTCTGGCGACAATCCCGACTCCAGCTATGTCGAAGTCCTTAACTTTCGAAGAGTTGCTGCGTCGTCCTGAGCTAACGAGTTCACACCTGGAATTGCTAAATTTTGAGCTGGATCCGGATCCGAATGTGGTTGAGCCGGTCGAAATTGAGGTGAAGTACTCGGGTTACGTCAAACGCCAGATGGACCTGATCACTCAGTCCAAACGCCTGGAAGAAATGCTCCTTCCAGAGGGGCTGGAGTATGGTGAAATCCGGGGTCTTTCCAATGAAGAGAAGGATAAGCTGCAACGCGTTAAGCCCCGTACCTTAGGTCAAGCTCAGCGGATAAGTGGTGTTAATCCATCCGCTATTCAGGCTATAATGATCCATCTAAAAGGTCATAAAAAGATCAAGGAGATGGGGCTTGAAGGACAATCAGGAACAGGCAGCACCGATAGTATACTGGCGCATTGATGAGTGGTTCCCTGATCTAAGTCCAGATCTGAGAGCTCGACTTAAGACCTACCATGAAGAGCTATTGAAGTTTAATCGAACGCTGAATCTTATTTCAGCCAAGACGCTTTTTGTGGCGGATGCTCTTCATTTTGCCGATTCAATCCTGGCCTCTCAGGCCATTATGAAATCCAATCCTAACCTAGATAAAGTCTATGACCTGGGGTCCGGCAACGGTTTCCCGGGTATGGTGTTCGCTCTTTTGTATCCCAAGGTGCAAGTAGTCCTTGTTGAGGTCGATCAGAAGAAGTGCGAGTTCCTGACCCACATGGCGGGTGTTTTGAAGCTTTCTAACGTGACGGTCGAGAACAAAACCATCGAGTCTTTCCCGGATGGTTCTATGAACTATGTGATGGCCCGCGGACTGGCGAATATTTCCAAGTCCATCATGATGACCCGTAAAGTGGTCCCTAAAGGCGGTGTTTTCTATCACCTGAAGAGCGAGGAGTGGGGGATTGAAGTGGGAGATATTCCGACCCAGCTTTGTTCCGTATGGACGCCGTCGCTCGTGGGGGAATACAAGCTTCCGATCGGGGCTATTAAGTTTTCAGTGGTGAAAACAGACAAGATCGCGTGATGTTCCACGTGGAACATCCGAAAAGACGCTAATGATGACCCCCGGCCGCTGGTTCGGGGGTTTTTTCTTCCCCTAGGCCGACTTCTTTCATTCTTTCTTTTACGTCCCAGCTTTTTTTGGCATTCCTAAAGCGCTGCTCGGTCTGATAGGACGCCCATTCCTGGGGATCAGGCCAAGTCTCTCCCTTTTTGAAGGCTTTGCTGTAGGAGCGCTTTGCTTCCTTTCGGCGGGCTTCAATCTTTAGCTCCAGATACTGCTTCTCTTGCTCCAGGCGCGTGATCTTTTCTTTGGATTCGCGCACACGTTTCTGGGCGTATTTAATCTGACCTGTTTGCGGAACAACCTCGGCCAACTCCTTCTCAAATCCCTCAAGACCCTTTTTCTCGGATTCAAGAGCGGCCGAAGTGGCGCCAAGCTGTGATTGATAGTCGTTGAATATAGGATCTTTCAGTTCCGGATTTGGATCCGGCTTACTGCACGCAATAAGGCTGAAAGTAAGAAGAAACAGGGTGATTATTCTCATAAATACAGTTGTTCCACGTGGAACATCGGCAAAAAACGCGAAAAACATAAGACGGCGCGCGAAAAACTGGTCTTTATTCTTGAATGTTCACGCAAAAAGGAGGATTTTTTTAGCTCAAGGAGGAAAAATGGCAAAAACAATCTGCATAGCGAATCAAAAGGGTGGTGTTGGTAAGACAACGACGTCTGTGAACCTCTCTTCTGCCTTGGCGTCTCTTGGAAAAAGAGTTCTTTTGATCGATATGGATCCTCAAGGCAATGCCTCCAGCGGTTTGGGTATCAAAAGATACGAAAGCCAGGATGCGAATAGCTACCACGTACTCATCGGCGAAAAAACTCTGACCGAGGCTACTCAAAAGACCTCCAATCCAAACCTTCAAGTATCCACGGCTAATCCGGATCTGGTGGGTGCGGAGATTGAATTGGTTGATATGCCGCAGCGTGAGTACCGTCTGAAGCAAGCCATTGCCACAGTGGCTGATCAATATGACTTTGTGATCATTGATTGCCCTCCATCTTTGGGTCTTTTGACTTTGAACTCCTTGAATGCGGCGGACAGTTTCCTTGTGCCTCTGCAGTGTGAGTACTATGCACTTGAAGGGCTTAGTCAGCTTTTGAATACGGCGGGACTAATCAAAAAGAATTTGAATCCTCAACTGCATATCGAAGGCATCGTTCTGACGATGTTTGATATTCGAAATAATCTGAGTCACCAAGTAGTGACCGAGATTAAGAACCACTTTGGCGAGAAAGTATTCAACGCCATCATTCCAAGAAATGTACGCCTCAGTGAGGCACCAAGCCATGGACAATCCATCTTCGAGTACGACAGCAAATCCATCGGCGCCGTCAGATACCTAGAGCTTGCACGTGAAGTGATTGCTCGCTCGGAAGTAAAAGTGACGCCGGAAATGGCTCCACAGACAGAACAAATGGCATAAGAAGGGGAATTTAAATGTCTGATATTGCTGTAGAATCCTCAAACAAGAAAAAAGGCCTGGGCCGCGGCTTGGGCTCTTTGTTGGGTGGTCCGGCTCCGGAACAAGCTCCGGCAGCTCCGAAGGCACCTGCTGCCACATCTATTAATAATACAGTAGCTACAACTCCCGCTCCAGCGGCTGCTCCTCAAACAGCGACACCCGTCGCCCCTCCCGTAGACCCTGAGAGCAAAATCTGGAAAGTGGGAATTGATAAGCTTTCACCTGGTCAATACCAGCCTCGTAGAACTTTTGAGAAAGAGCCTCTTCAGGAGCTTGCTCAGTCTATTAAAGAGAACGGTATTCTTCAGCCCATCGTGGCTCGTCGTACGGCTTCCGGGAAACTGGAAATCGTGGCCGGTGAACGCCGCTGGCGTGCATCCCAACTGGCGGGATTGCATGAAGTTCCAGTTATCCTTAAGAATTACGATGACAAACAAGCGCTGGAACTGGCGATTGTTGAGAACATTCAGCGTGAAGATCTGAACCCGATCGAGGAAGCAGAAGGTTACTCCCGTCTGATTTCTGAGTTTAAACTGTCTCAGCAGCAGGTTGCAGAGAAGGTGGGTCGTGACCGTGCAACGGTGGCCAACGCTGTTCGTTTGTTGTCTTTGCCTGACTCTGTAAAAGAGATGATCTCTGGAAACGAACTTTCCGTGGGTCACGCCAAGGTTCTTCTTTCTTTGCAGGATCCAAAGAAGCAGATCGAATTTGCGAAAAAAGTGGTGAACGAAAAAATCGCGGTTCGTAAGCTGGAAAAAATGGTGCAAGCCGTCGTGAAAGGTCACGAGGAAGTTGAAGAGGCACCGACTTTTGATTCTAATGTAACCCAGCGTTTGATTTCTGGTTTGAGCGATGAGCTTCAGAAAATGCTGGGTACGAAAGTGAACATTGATTATGCCAATTCAAAAGGTAAAATCACCATTCACTTCTATTCCGATGACGAACTGACCAATATGGTAGATAGGCTTAAAGAAGGATGGCAGTAAACCTTTCCCCCGCACACCAAGAAGATCTTTTGACTGGTCATGTGACGGCAATCCTTGACCAGGGGACCCATTTCGAAGGAAAGCTCAGCTTCGAGGGGACCGTTCAAATTGGCGGTGATTTTAAGGGGGAAATCTTTACCAAGGATACCATCGTTATCAACGAAGGGGCCTCTGTAACGGCCCAGATCGAAGCTGATACCATCGTTATCAGCGGCCGGGTGGAGGGAAATCTCTTTGCCCGTCGCAGGGTTATCATGCACCCTCCGGCCATCTTTAAAGGCACCGTGACATCCCCAAGCCTGCGAATCGACGAAGGCGTCGTTTTCGAGGGCGCGTCCTACATGCCTAAGTCTTAGGCAGCGAACATTATCAATTAGAAATTCGCCTTGACCTGTTCCGGCCCCCAATGCTAATCCCGAAGGTCAAAAAATCAGTAGGGATTTCAACAAAATGGACATTTTTGCACAACTAGGTATCAATACCACGGCCGGCATTCAGTTTGTGTTCTTCGCAATCGCTTTGATCTTTTTAAGCAAAGTCGTCTTCGGTCCGTATGCGCATGCATTGGAAGAAAGAGAAAGAAGAACCAAGGGCGGCGAAGATCTTGCTCTTGAATATCAAAACAAATCCGTAGAGTTGCAGACAGAGTACGAAGTAAAAACCCGTGATCTGAACAGCCAGATGAAATCCATCATTGATGCGGCCAAATCTCAGGCGACCAAAGATTACGAATCTGCAGTTTCCAAAGCTCGCGCAGAGGCGGACAAACTTGTTCAGGACAACAGAAACTCCATCACCAGTGCGGTTGCAACTGCGGCGGGTGAATTGAAGTCCCAGACAAATTCTGTAGCGATGGCAATCACCAGCAAGCTTCTTGGCAAATAAAGAGAGTAGTGCATATGAAATTGATTTTGAATGTATTGGTACTTCTGGCTCCAGCAGCGGTATTCGCGGCAGGTGGCGGTCATCACGGTGACAATCATATCCCAACTTCCACAATCATGTTCCAGGCGATCAACCTGACGATCCTGTTTGCGGCGATCATCTACTTTACTAAAGATGCCATCGTGTCCTTCTTTGCAGGTCGTAAAGCGGCTTACCTGGAAGCGGCTCAGAAATCCGCGTTTGCGCGTGAGCAGGCTGAAAAAGAATTCGTTGATATCAAAAACAAACTGGCAAATCTGGATCAGACCCGTGAAGAGAACCTGCGCAAAGCACAGACTCACGCTGAAGATCTTAAGAAGCAAATTCTTGAAGAAGCCAATGACGTTACAAAACGTATTAAAAATGATGCCGAACTGACAGCACGTCTTGAAGTTCAGCGCGCTCAAAAAGAGCTTCGCACCCAGCTTCTGCAGGACTCTGTTGAAGCAGCCCGCATCGTTTTGACGAAGGACCTTGGTTCTTCCGATCAGCAAAAACTGCAAAAAGATTTCATCAACAACGTTGGAGTGTAAGCCGATGAGAGTCAGCGAGATTTCCAAAAGATACGCAAAAGCCCTTCTGGCTGTAGCAAAGCAAAAAGGCATCCACACTCAAGTGCACGCAGAACTGCAAGCGCTGGTGAAGTCCTTCGCGGGCGATGCCTCTGTAAAAAACTATTTCGAAAATCCAATGATCGGTTCTGATCAGAAGATCGCAGCTGTAAAAGCATCTTTGTCCGGCAAAGGTGTGTCTGAAGAAGTGGTGAACACACTTGTTCTTCTGGCTGAAAAAAACCGCTTCGGTGTTCTTGAGCAAATCTCCTTCGCCTACCGCGACCTTCTGGATCTGGAAGATGGCGTGACTCGCGGAGTGGTTCGTTCTGCCCAGCCTTTGGCGGCGGATGCTCAAAAAGACATCGAACAAAAAATCACTAAAGTTTTGAATAAGAAAATCGTTCTGACGTACGAACAGGATTCCAAACTGCTTGGTGGCGTGGTTGCCACTGTAGGCGGCTGGACTTTCGATGACAGCATCGACACTCATCTTAAAAAATTAAATGAAGAACTAAACAGGAGAGCCAACTAACAATGGAAACACAAATCCGTGCTGACGAGATCAGTCGCGTTCTCAAAGAGCAAATCAATCAATACAACAAAAAGATTGAAGTAAGTGAAACAGGTAGCGTTCTTTCCGTAGGGGACGGGGTTGCTCGTATCTATGGTCTTGAAAACGCAATGGCTGGTGAACTTGTAGAGTTCCCAGGCGAAGTATACGGAATGGTTCTGAACCTTGAAGAAGGTTACGTTGGTGCCGTATTGTTCGGTGAAGACCGTCACATCAAAGAAGGCGACGTAGTTAAAAGAACGAAAAAGATCGTTTCCGTACCTGT
Coding sequences within it:
- the mnmE gene encoding tRNA uridine-5-carboxymethylaminomethyl(34) synthesis GTPase MnmE — its product is MIRGDRDKDTICAISTPHGVGGISVIRVSGPQTLNIVSKICPFLPAHPESHKVYFGNLKNSQSGDEIDEVLATYFKEGRSFTGEEVIEISCHGSPLICQTILNQLVNLGARPADRGEFTFRAFMNGKLDLVQAESVLSLIESQSQQAAKLALRQLKGTLSHKLEEIEDDMTWILAHAEASIDFSTEGIEVIEENVIQVRLKKIEAGLKELVATFKVGRLLKDGFRIVLTGLPNVGKSSLLNLFLEDERAIVTDIPGTTRDVIHGDTTFEGVKFTFVDTAGLRDEATDLVERIGIQKSYEAQNESDVVFFVYDIEKGLGAEELQILESLDPAKTYILANKTDKIGGSKPLETVEKTLKNSKFFQKLTDPGAFFTRRVFFVSALDKKVRSEVLKDLVKEFADLQVENTVLISNARHFENLSRALENTQRSQSVVAQGLGAEFLALEFKEALIAIHETLGKRFDDQIMDRVFKEFCIGK
- the mnmG gene encoding tRNA uridine-5-carboxymethylaminomethyl(34) synthesis enzyme MnmG gives rise to the protein MANKKYDVIVVGAGHAGIEACLSSARLGLNTLMVTTNTDRIGYMSCNPSIGGLAKGHMVREIDVLGGQMGVAADETCIQYKRLNASKGPAVRGTRVQNDKHLYSQFQKEALYNQPNLEVLQGEVKRLILEKDLCVGVVLQDGSEIFGKATIITTGTFMNGVMHIGLRQEAGGRVGDQPSIGLSDQLAQFGFEVKRLKTGTPARLLKDSIDWSKTIPQAGDEKVYPFSFRSSDKLKLPQVLCYLTRTTEETHDIIRGNLDKSPMYCGIIEGVGPRYCPSIEDKITRFAERTSHQTFLEPEGLSTDLIYLQGISTSLPEDVQDRFLKTIPGLENVKVARYGYAVEYDYIEPTQIWHRLETRTIRQLFLAGQINGTSGYEEAAAQGLIAGINAAHSILGREEFILSRDQAYMGVMIDDLVTKGTREPYRMFTSRAEHRLVLREDNTIDRLSDLGRQLGLVSEESFELLTNLRARRQTLHDRLKNTVLYPTKDIQAILATIPTPAMSKSLTFEELLRRPELTSSHLELLNFELDPDPNVVEPVEIEVKYSGYVKRQMDLITQSKRLEEMLLPEGLEYGEIRGLSNEEKDKLQRVKPRTLGQAQRISGVNPSAIQAIMIHLKGHKKIKEMGLEGQSGTGSTDSILAH
- the rsmG gene encoding 16S rRNA (guanine(527)-N(7))-methyltransferase RsmG, whose protein sequence is MKFNRTLNLISAKTLFVADALHFADSILASQAIMKSNPNLDKVYDLGSGNGFPGMVFALLYPKVQVVLVEVDQKKCEFLTHMAGVLKLSNVTVENKTIESFPDGSMNYVMARGLANISKSIMMTRKVVPKGGVFYHLKSEEWGIEVGDIPTQLCSVWTPSLVGEYKLPIGAIKFSVVKTDKIA
- a CDS encoding ParA family protein → MAKTICIANQKGGVGKTTTSVNLSSALASLGKRVLLIDMDPQGNASSGLGIKRYESQDANSYHVLIGEKTLTEATQKTSNPNLQVSTANPDLVGAEIELVDMPQREYRLKQAIATVADQYDFVIIDCPPSLGLLTLNSLNAADSFLVPLQCEYYALEGLSQLLNTAGLIKKNLNPQLHIEGIVLTMFDIRNNLSHQVVTEIKNHFGEKVFNAIIPRNVRLSEAPSHGQSIFEYDSKSIGAVRYLELAREVIARSEVKVTPEMAPQTEQMA
- a CDS encoding ParB/RepB/Spo0J family partition protein; this translates as MSDIAVESSNKKKGLGRGLGSLLGGPAPEQAPAAPKAPAATSINNTVATTPAPAAAPQTATPVAPPVDPESKIWKVGIDKLSPGQYQPRRTFEKEPLQELAQSIKENGILQPIVARRTASGKLEIVAGERRWRASQLAGLHEVPVILKNYDDKQALELAIVENIQREDLNPIEEAEGYSRLISEFKLSQQQVAEKVGRDRATVANAVRLLSLPDSVKEMISGNELSVGHAKVLLSLQDPKKQIEFAKKVVNEKIAVRKLEKMVQAVVKGHEEVEEAPTFDSNVTQRLISGLSDELQKMLGTKVNIDYANSKGKITIHFYSDDELTNMVDRLKEGWQ
- a CDS encoding bactofilin family protein, which encodes MAVNLSPAHQEDLLTGHVTAILDQGTHFEGKLSFEGTVQIGGDFKGEIFTKDTIVINEGASVTAQIEADTIVISGRVEGNLFARRRVIMHPPAIFKGTVTSPSLRIDEGVVFEGASYMPKS
- a CDS encoding ATP synthase F0 subunit B: MDIFAQLGINTTAGIQFVFFAIALIFLSKVVFGPYAHALEERERRTKGGEDLALEYQNKSVELQTEYEVKTRDLNSQMKSIIDAAKSQATKDYESAVSKARAEADKLVQDNRNSITSAVATAAGELKSQTNSVAMAITSKLLGK
- a CDS encoding ATP synthase F0 subunit B, whose product is MKLILNVLVLLAPAAVFAAGGGHHGDNHIPTSTIMFQAINLTILFAAIIYFTKDAIVSFFAGRKAAYLEAAQKSAFAREQAEKEFVDIKNKLANLDQTREENLRKAQTHAEDLKKQILEEANDVTKRIKNDAELTARLEVQRAQKELRTQLLQDSVEAARIVLTKDLGSSDQQKLQKDFINNVGV
- the atpH gene encoding ATP synthase F1 subunit delta, giving the protein MRVSEISKRYAKALLAVAKQKGIHTQVHAELQALVKSFAGDASVKNYFENPMIGSDQKIAAVKASLSGKGVSEEVVNTLVLLAEKNRFGVLEQISFAYRDLLDLEDGVTRGVVRSAQPLAADAQKDIEQKITKVLNKKIVLTYEQDSKLLGGVVATVGGWTFDDSIDTHLKKLNEELNRRAN